A stretch of the Mycolicibacterium celeriflavum genome encodes the following:
- a CDS encoding MFS transporter — MPVESISSARRWSLLGTALAATTSANVFINGAAFLIPTLHTERGLDLAAAGLLSSMPSLGLVITLIAWGYVVDRVGERFVLTVGSGLIAAAAFAAASVDSLFAIGAFLLLGGMAAASSNSASGRLVVGWFPPDQRGLVMGIRQTATPLGVGFGALVIPRLAESHGVSAALLFPAIVCAVSAAVCAVAVIDPPRPPRSEAPADHLANPYRGSTVLWRIHAVSVLLVVPQAVLWTFTLVWLMTDRGWSAASAGVLVTVAQILGAGGRIAAGHWSDRLGRRLRPIRWIAACAALSMGLLALSDWLSSPVSVALMVVASVITVSDNGLAFTAIAEIAGPFWSGRALGAQNTSQHLASAAAAPLFGALIGVAGYPAAFAVSALLPLIAIPVVPTDESALARTTPWP; from the coding sequence ATGCCCGTCGAGTCGATCAGCAGCGCGCGGCGCTGGTCACTGCTGGGGACCGCGCTCGCGGCGACGACGAGCGCCAACGTGTTCATCAACGGCGCGGCGTTTCTCATTCCGACGCTGCACACCGAACGCGGACTCGACCTCGCCGCGGCCGGGCTGTTGTCGTCGATGCCCAGCCTCGGGCTGGTGATCACGTTGATCGCGTGGGGCTATGTGGTCGACCGCGTCGGGGAACGCTTCGTGCTGACGGTCGGCTCGGGCCTGATCGCCGCCGCGGCGTTCGCGGCGGCCTCGGTGGATTCACTGTTCGCTATCGGCGCCTTCCTGCTTCTCGGCGGAATGGCCGCCGCCAGCAGCAATTCGGCCAGCGGCCGGTTGGTGGTCGGCTGGTTTCCGCCGGATCAGCGTGGGCTCGTGATGGGCATCCGCCAGACCGCGACGCCGCTCGGCGTCGGGTTCGGCGCGCTGGTGATTCCGCGGTTGGCCGAAAGCCACGGTGTGTCAGCGGCATTGCTGTTCCCGGCGATCGTATGTGCCGTGTCGGCGGCGGTCTGCGCGGTCGCGGTGATCGACCCACCCCGGCCGCCGCGCTCCGAAGCGCCCGCCGATCATTTGGCCAACCCCTATCGCGGATCGACCGTGCTGTGGCGCATCCATGCCGTGTCGGTGCTGCTCGTCGTGCCACAGGCGGTCCTGTGGACGTTCACGTTGGTGTGGCTGATGACCGACCGCGGTTGGTCGGCGGCCTCGGCGGGCGTCCTCGTCACGGTGGCTCAAATACTCGGTGCCGGTGGCCGGATCGCCGCGGGGCACTGGTCCGACCGACTGGGTCGGCGATTGCGGCCGATCCGGTGGATCGCTGCGTGCGCCGCCCTCTCCATGGGCCTGCTGGCGCTGTCGGACTGGCTCAGCTCACCGGTGAGTGTGGCCCTGATGGTCGTCGCTTCGGTGATCACCGTGTCCGACAACGGGTTGGCGTTCACCGCCATCGCCGAGATCGCCGGCCCGTTCTGGAGCGGACGGGCGTTGGGCGCCCAGAACACCAGTCAGCACCTGGCATCGGCGGCCGCTGCCCCGCTGTTCGGGGCCTTGATAGGCGTGGCGGGGTATCCCGCGGCGTTCGCGGTGAGCGCATTGCTACCGCTTATCGCGATCCCCGTCGTGCCCACCGACGAATCCGCCCTCGCGAGAACTACACCATGGCCGTGA